In the genome of Nonomuraea sp. NBC_00507, the window TGATGCTCGAATGTGACAGGCGGCAGCCCGTCGTTGGCACTGTGCCTGCGCTTGACGTTGTAGAAGTCTGCGATCCAGGTCGCAATCTTCAGCCGGGCCTCCGCCCGGGTGCGGAAGCGGTGCCGGTATACGAACTCGACCTTCAGCGTGCTGTTGAGCGACTCGGCGGCTCCGTTGTCGAGCGCGCACCCGACCCGGCCCATGGACTGCACCACTCTGTGCTTCCGGCATTCGGCCTGGTAGCGGGCAGCGGTGTACTCCGATCCACGATCCGAGTGGAAGATCACCCCGTCCACGTCACCACCGCGCGTGACCACGGCCATCTGCAGTGAGGCGACCGTCAGCGCCGCGTCATGGTGCTCGGACATGGCGTAGCCGAGCAGCCGGCGGGAGAACAGGTCCTCAACCGAGGCCAAGTACAGCGGCCCCTCATCGGTGCGGATCATCGTGACGTCGCCGACCCACAGCACGTCCGCAGCGACCGCGGTGAACTTCCGCCGCACCAGATCCGGCGCGGCCGGCCGCTTGCCCTGACGGGTCAGCGAGCGCGGCTTCTTCGGCCTCCGCCCGGCCAAGCCGAGTTCGGCCATCCGCTTGGCCACGGTGTTCTCCGACAGCTTCCAGCCCTCGGACCTCAGGTCCTGGGTGATGCGCGGCGACCCGTAGGTGCCACCGGAGGCGGCGAAGTGCCGGTTGATCT includes:
- a CDS encoding IS3 family transposase, which gives rise to MEFIESQRAEFGVPHTICFRALGVSPSWFYKWKNRRPTAREERRVHLDEEINRHFAASGGTYGSPRITQDLRSEGWKLSENTVAKRMAELGLAGRRPKKPRSLTRQGKRPAAPDLVRRKFTAVAADVLWVGDVTMIRTDEGPLYLASVEDLFSRRLLGYAMSEHHDAALTVASLQMAVVTRGGDVDGVIFHSDRGSEYTAARYQAECRKHRVVQSMGRVGCALDNGAAESLNSTLKVEFVYRHRFRTRAEARLKIATWIADFYNVKRRHSANDGLPPVTFEHQMIEKRQASTGLLRAAVA